A genomic region of Microlunatus sagamiharensis contains the following coding sequences:
- a CDS encoding mismatch-specific DNA-glycosylase: protein MGFTKAELAAYYDASVPDFVGPEPRLVFVGINPGLWTAAVQTHFARPGNRFYPALQLAGIIDRRIDPATGLTPDDRAYFLARGLGNTNLVNRATARADELTDDELRAGRTRLEAFVAEHRPRVVAVAGISAYRTAFGERRATTGEQPHGIGPAGAEARLWVVPNPSGLNAHDTIASLAAAYAEPARAAGLLPGPG, encoded by the coding sequence GTGGGGTTCACCAAGGCCGAGCTGGCGGCGTACTACGACGCGAGCGTGCCGGACTTCGTCGGTCCCGAGCCGCGGCTCGTCTTCGTCGGCATCAACCCGGGGCTGTGGACCGCGGCGGTGCAGACGCACTTCGCGCGGCCCGGGAACCGCTTCTACCCCGCCCTGCAGCTGGCCGGCATCATCGACCGCCGCATCGACCCGGCGACCGGCCTCACGCCCGACGACCGCGCCTACTTCCTCGCCCGCGGGCTCGGCAACACCAACCTCGTGAACCGCGCCACCGCCCGCGCCGACGAGCTGACCGACGACGAGCTGCGGGCGGGCCGCACGCGGCTGGAGGCGTTCGTCGCCGAGCACCGCCCGCGCGTCGTCGCGGTGGCCGGCATCAGCGCCTACCGGACCGCCTTCGGCGAGCGCAGGGCCACCACCGGCGAGCAGCCGCACGGCATCGGCCCGGCCGGGGCGGAGGCGCGGCTGTGGGTCGTGCCCAACCCGAGCGGGTTGAACGCGCACGACACGATCGCCAGCCTCGCCGCGGCGTACGCCGAGCCCGCCCGCGCCGCCGGGCTGCTCCCCGGTCCGGGTTGA
- a CDS encoding M16 family metallopeptidase — protein MTSGPAAYPIHQHVLDNGLRVLVSPDHGAPVVAVNLWYDVGSRDEEPGRTGFAHLFEHVMFQGSANVASGAHIGLLQSAGASVNATTWFDRTNYFETLPVGGLDLALWLEADRMGSLLDALTEENLNTQREVVKEEKRQRYDNVPYGDVMQRLNSLTFPAEHPYGHTTIGSMADLDAASLADAHTFFKKHYLPNNAVLSVVGDVEVGDALQRVERYFGGLRSGEVPSHPAQDPLGPLSGTEREETSADVPAEAVYLAWRLPARGTRAFDALDLFFGVLGHGQTSRLHRSLVRDAEVAESAGAASTGLIGGNSFGYAYARARGGESLAAVEEALVGQVDRLAAEGPTETELRRAKAQYERHWLHELSRVDSRADALGEYATLEGDPELVNTRTAQVEAVTPDDVASAVTEWFGSDRRATLSYRKAAA, from the coding sequence GTGACCTCCGGACCCGCGGCCTACCCGATCCACCAGCACGTCCTCGACAACGGGCTCCGGGTCCTGGTCAGCCCCGACCACGGCGCGCCCGTCGTCGCGGTGAACCTCTGGTACGACGTCGGCTCGCGCGACGAGGAACCCGGACGCACCGGCTTCGCCCACCTCTTCGAGCACGTGATGTTCCAGGGCTCGGCCAACGTCGCCTCCGGCGCCCACATCGGGCTGCTCCAGTCCGCGGGCGCCTCGGTCAACGCGACGACCTGGTTCGACCGCACCAACTACTTCGAGACGCTGCCGGTCGGCGGTCTCGACCTCGCGCTCTGGCTCGAGGCCGACCGGATGGGCAGCCTGCTGGACGCCCTCACGGAGGAGAACCTGAACACCCAGCGCGAGGTGGTCAAGGAGGAGAAGCGCCAGCGCTACGACAACGTCCCCTACGGCGACGTGATGCAGCGGCTGAACAGCCTCACCTTCCCCGCCGAGCACCCGTACGGCCACACGACGATCGGCTCGATGGCCGACCTCGACGCGGCGAGCCTGGCCGACGCGCACACGTTCTTCAAGAAGCACTACCTGCCCAACAACGCGGTCCTCTCCGTCGTCGGCGACGTCGAGGTCGGCGACGCCCTGCAGCGGGTCGAGCGCTACTTCGGTGGGCTGCGGTCCGGCGAGGTCCCCTCGCACCCGGCGCAGGACCCGCTCGGTCCGCTGAGCGGCACCGAGCGCGAGGAGACGTCGGCCGACGTGCCCGCCGAGGCGGTCTACCTCGCCTGGCGGCTGCCGGCCCGCGGCACCCGCGCCTTCGACGCGCTCGACCTCTTCTTCGGGGTGCTCGGCCACGGCCAGACCTCACGGCTGCACAGGTCGCTGGTGCGCGACGCCGAGGTCGCCGAGAGCGCCGGCGCGGCCAGCACCGGGCTGATCGGCGGCAACTCCTTCGGCTACGCGTACGCCCGCGCCCGCGGCGGCGAGAGCCTGGCCGCGGTCGAGGAGGCCCTCGTCGGCCAGGTCGACCGGCTGGCCGCGGAGGGCCCCACCGAGACCGAGCTGCGCCGGGCCAAGGCGCAGTACGAGCGGCACTGGCTCCACGAGCTCTCCCGGGTCGACAGCCGCGCCGACGCGCTGGGCGAGTACGCGACCCTCGAGGGCGACCCCGAGCTCGTGAACACCCGGACGGCGCAGGTCGAGGCGGTCACCCCCGACGACGTCGCCTCCGCCGTCACCGAGTGGTTCGGCAGCGACCGCCGAGCGACCCTGTCCTACCGGAAGGCGGCGGCATGA
- a CDS encoding M16 family metallopeptidase, translated as MSTPEQLDPTTWRAAPQPEVAAPGAWSFPEPVVSTLANGIELVCFDLPGQHVVSAHLVLDAPLNGEDPDVEGVATIAARTLDEGTRNHPGEEFAELLETEGAGFGIEVSLSGLQAVLDVPASHLEQAFALFSEAVTQPEISDADVARHVQIRLAQIEQSSANSAQLASTAFRESVFDPASRASRMSGGEAASVARVDGAAARHFHAEHLGPAGASLVLAGDFGGTDPHDLAQRWFGDWANDAQVRTPQEQAAPGARRHVVLHRPGAVQADVRYGGFGIDRLDPRWPAASVATYAMGGAFLSRLNAVLREEKGYTYGVRMSLTPLRSAGSFAIGGSFRTDVVADSVRLARELADVSGPEGRPFTAEEVADAVTYTSGISPLRYATADGVADQAAVNRLVGLGDDYVTRNLAELRQVTPEAATQAYTSLVDVDALTLVVVGDADVIADPLRDLGFDDLEVVRTEG; from the coding sequence ATGAGCACGCCCGAGCAGCTCGACCCGACCACCTGGCGGGCGGCCCCGCAGCCCGAGGTCGCCGCACCGGGCGCCTGGTCCTTCCCCGAGCCAGTCGTCAGCACCCTGGCCAACGGCATCGAGCTCGTCTGCTTCGACCTCCCCGGCCAGCACGTCGTGTCGGCGCACCTCGTGCTCGACGCCCCGCTCAACGGCGAGGACCCCGACGTCGAGGGCGTGGCGACGATCGCCGCCCGCACGCTCGACGAGGGCACCCGCAACCACCCCGGCGAGGAGTTCGCCGAGCTGCTGGAGACCGAGGGCGCGGGCTTCGGCATAGAGGTGTCGCTGTCCGGGCTCCAGGCCGTGCTCGACGTCCCCGCCTCGCACCTCGAGCAGGCGTTCGCGCTCTTCTCCGAGGCCGTCACGCAGCCCGAGATCTCCGACGCCGACGTCGCCCGCCACGTCCAGATCCGCCTCGCGCAGATCGAGCAGTCCTCGGCGAACTCCGCCCAGCTCGCCTCGACGGCGTTCCGAGAGTCCGTCTTCGACCCGGCCAGCCGCGCCTCGCGGATGAGCGGCGGCGAGGCGGCCAGCGTGGCCCGCGTCGACGGGGCCGCGGCTCGGCACTTCCACGCCGAGCACCTCGGCCCGGCCGGCGCGAGCCTCGTCCTGGCCGGCGACTTCGGCGGCACCGACCCGCACGACCTGGCGCAGCGCTGGTTCGGCGACTGGGCCAACGACGCGCAGGTCCGCACGCCGCAGGAGCAGGCCGCGCCCGGCGCCCGGCGCCACGTCGTGCTGCACCGCCCGGGTGCCGTCCAGGCCGACGTGCGCTACGGCGGCTTCGGCATCGACCGGCTCGACCCGCGTTGGCCCGCAGCCAGCGTCGCGACGTACGCCATGGGCGGGGCGTTCCTGTCCCGGCTCAACGCGGTGCTGCGCGAGGAGAAGGGCTACACCTACGGCGTGCGGATGTCGCTGACGCCGCTGCGCAGCGCCGGCAGCTTCGCCATCGGCGGCTCGTTCCGCACCGACGTCGTGGCCGACTCCGTGCGCCTGGCCCGCGAGCTGGCCGACGTCTCGGGCCCGGAGGGGCGCCCGTTCACGGCCGAGGAGGTCGCCGACGCCGTGACCTACACCAGCGGCATCTCCCCGCTGCGCTACGCCACCGCCGACGGCGTGGCCGACCAGGCCGCGGTCAACCGGCTCGTCGGCCTGGGCGACGACTACGTCACCCGCAACCTCGCCGAGCTGCGCCAGGTGACGCCCGAGGCGGCGACACAGGCGTACACCTCGCTCGTCGACGTGGACGCCCTGACCCTCGTCGTCGTCGGCGACGCCGACGTCATCGCCGACCCGCTGCGCGATCTCGGGTTCGACGACCTGGAGGTCGTGCGCACCGAGGGCTGA
- a CDS encoding UPF0182 family membrane protein translates to MAVLVVAFAIFTNVWTSRLWFDSFDFGSVFNTMLLTRTGLFLVFGLVMAGLVSANAALAYRLRPRFRPQGPTSPLLERYREIVETRFIWVMVAIGVVVGLFAGAAASGQALTFLAWSEKTGFGVTDPQYGLDVSFFVFTYPWLRFVLSFAFTALTISVIAAAVMHYVMGAVRFSGPRRGGTTSAQAHLSVLVGLTLLVRGASYWMDQYGLETTKTSPLFTGISYTADNATANAKLILAIAAGIVALLFLANAVLHRWVIPTAGLVLLILSAIVLGYVYPGTVQYFSVRPSEELRERAYIQRNIDATRAAYGVADSEVTDYSATQTATAGQLRTDAEALPGIRLIDPSAVSPTYEQLQQVRGYYQFPKILDVDRYTIDGQETDAVVAVREMNLDGVEGQNWNNLKTVYTHGFGLVSAYGNRAQATGEPQWITEGIPPTGAIAEHEPRVYFGELQGANPNEYSIVGAPAGAAPIELDTPGGPNYTYTGKGGVAIGSLWHKLLYAAKFADINILLSDRVNSASKIIYDRTPRERVQQAAPWLKVDGDAYPAVVEGRIVWVVDGYTTSNSYPNSERINLAQTTADSQTATPGTQVVAQPGDQINYMRNSVKAVVDAYDGTVKLYAWDDTDPVLKTWQKVFGSVIQPKSAIPADLLAHLRYPQDQFKVQRQILSRYHQTDPGTWYRNSSLWDIPNDPVNASASSKEQPFYLSVKWPGDPNATFSLTTAYVANGRSNLAAYMAVNADAASPDYGKIRILQMSDTTQIDGPGQSFNAMTTNETVSAALRNFTAQGSAQASFGNLLTLPLGGGLLYAMPVYAQRPGATGSYPVLRFVVVRFGQSVGFGTSLQAALDQVFQGNAGADTGEDEGTGGTPPAGEADNAAALSALDDASTAYSDAQKALTAGNLGEYQTKINQMQEDLVRAQRALGR, encoded by the coding sequence GTGGCCGTGCTGGTCGTGGCCTTCGCGATCTTCACGAACGTCTGGACCTCGCGCCTGTGGTTCGACTCGTTCGACTTCGGGTCGGTCTTCAACACCATGCTGCTGACCCGCACGGGGCTGTTCCTGGTCTTCGGGCTGGTGATGGCCGGGCTCGTGTCGGCCAACGCCGCGCTGGCCTACCGGCTGCGGCCGCGCTTCCGCCCGCAGGGCCCGACGAGCCCGCTGCTCGAGCGCTACCGCGAGATCGTCGAGACCCGCTTCATCTGGGTCATGGTGGCCATCGGCGTCGTCGTCGGCCTCTTCGCCGGCGCCGCGGCCAGCGGCCAGGCGCTGACCTTCCTCGCGTGGAGCGAGAAGACCGGGTTCGGGGTCACCGACCCGCAGTACGGCCTCGACGTCTCCTTCTTCGTCTTCACCTACCCGTGGCTGCGCTTCGTCCTGTCGTTCGCGTTCACCGCGCTGACCATCAGCGTGATCGCCGCGGCCGTCATGCACTACGTCATGGGTGCCGTGCGCTTCAGCGGGCCGCGCCGCGGCGGCACGACGTCGGCGCAGGCGCACCTGTCGGTCCTCGTCGGGCTCACGCTGCTCGTCCGCGGCGCGAGCTACTGGATGGACCAGTACGGCCTGGAGACCACCAAGACCTCGCCGCTGTTCACCGGCATCTCCTACACCGCCGACAATGCGACGGCGAACGCCAAGCTCATCCTCGCGATCGCGGCGGGCATCGTGGCGCTGCTCTTCCTCGCCAACGCGGTGCTGCACCGGTGGGTCATCCCCACCGCCGGGCTGGTGCTGCTGATCCTGTCGGCGATCGTGCTCGGCTACGTCTACCCGGGTACCGTCCAGTACTTCAGCGTCCGCCCGAGCGAGGAGCTGCGCGAGCGGGCGTACATCCAGCGCAACATCGACGCGACGCGCGCGGCGTACGGGGTGGCCGACTCCGAGGTCACGGACTACTCCGCGACCCAGACCGCGACCGCCGGCCAGCTGCGCACCGACGCCGAGGCGCTGCCGGGCATCCGCCTGATCGACCCGAGCGCCGTCTCGCCGACCTACGAGCAGCTGCAGCAGGTCCGCGGCTACTACCAGTTCCCCAAGATCCTCGACGTCGACCGCTACACGATCGACGGCCAGGAGACCGACGCCGTCGTCGCCGTGCGCGAGATGAACCTGGACGGCGTCGAGGGCCAGAACTGGAACAACCTCAAGACCGTCTACACCCACGGCTTCGGGCTCGTGTCCGCGTACGGCAACCGGGCGCAGGCCACCGGTGAGCCGCAGTGGATCACCGAGGGCATCCCGCCGACGGGCGCCATCGCCGAGCACGAGCCGCGGGTCTACTTCGGCGAGCTGCAGGGGGCCAACCCGAACGAGTACTCGATCGTCGGTGCACCGGCGGGCGCGGCGCCCATCGAGCTCGACACGCCCGGCGGGCCCAACTACACCTACACCGGCAAGGGCGGCGTGGCCATCGGGAGCCTCTGGCACAAGCTGCTCTACGCCGCGAAGTTCGCCGACATCAACATCCTGCTCTCGGACCGCGTCAACTCCGCCTCGAAGATCATCTACGACCGCACCCCGCGCGAGCGGGTGCAGCAGGCGGCCCCGTGGCTCAAGGTCGACGGCGACGCCTACCCGGCCGTCGTCGAGGGCCGGATCGTCTGGGTCGTCGACGGCTACACGACCTCGAACAGCTATCCCAACTCCGAGCGCATCAACCTGGCGCAGACGACGGCCGACAGCCAGACGGCGACGCCGGGCACGCAGGTCGTGGCGCAGCCGGGCGACCAGATCAACTACATGCGCAACTCGGTCAAGGCCGTGGTCGACGCCTACGACGGCACGGTCAAGCTCTACGCCTGGGACGACACCGACCCGGTGCTCAAGACCTGGCAGAAGGTCTTCGGCAGCGTCATCCAGCCGAAGAGCGCGATCCCGGCCGACCTGCTGGCGCACCTGCGCTACCCGCAGGACCAGTTCAAGGTCCAGCGGCAGATCCTCTCGCGCTACCACCAGACCGACCCGGGCACCTGGTACCGCAACTCGAGCCTGTGGGACATCCCCAACGACCCGGTGAACGCCTCGGCCAGCTCCAAGGAGCAGCCCTTCTACCTCTCGGTGAAGTGGCCGGGCGACCCGAACGCGACCTTCTCGCTGACCACCGCCTACGTCGCGAACGGCCGCTCGAACCTGGCCGCGTACATGGCCGTGAACGCCGACGCGGCGAGCCCCGACTACGGAAAGATCCGCATCCTGCAGATGTCGGACACGACCCAGATCGACGGGCCGGGGCAGTCGTTCAACGCGATGACGACCAACGAGACGGTGAGCGCCGCGCTGCGGAACTTCACCGCGCAGGGCAGCGCGCAGGCGTCGTTCGGCAACCTGCTCACGCTGCCCCTGGGCGGCGGGCTGCTCTACGCGATGCCCGTCTACGCCCAGCGGCCCGGGGCGACCGGCTCGTACCCGGTCCTGCGCTTCGTCGTGGTCCGCTTCGGGCAGTCGGTCGGCTTCGGCACCTCGCTGCAGGCGGCGCTCGACCAGGTGTTCCAGGGCAACGCCGGGGCGGACACCGGCGAGGACGAGGGCACCGGCGGCACCCCGCCGGCCGGCGAGGCGGACAACGCGGCCGCGCTGTCGGCGCTCGACGACGCCTCGACCGCCTACTCCGACGCGCAGAAGGCGCTGACCGCGGGCAACCTCGGTGAGTACCAGACCAAGATCAACCAGATGCAGGAAGACCTGGTCAGGGCCCAGCGGGCCCTCGGCCGTTAG